The Polyangium spumosum region GAACCGCGCGGCCGTCAAGGTGCTGCACCCGGACCTCGCCGCCGAGCCCGCGATCAAGGCCCGGTTCCACCACGAGGGCTACGCCGCCAACGCCGTCGGCCACCCCGGCGTCGTGCGCATCCTCGACGACGACGAGACCGACGACGGGCTCGCCTTCCTCGTCATGGAGCTGCTCGAAGGCGAGACCTACGACCGCATCGCCCAGCGCTGCGGCGGCAGGCTGCCCACGCCCGAGGTGCTCACGCTCGCGCACGCCGTGCTCGACGTGCTCGTCGCCGCCCACGAGAAGCGCATCCTCCACCGCGACCTCAAGCCCGAGAACATCTTCCTCACGCAGAGCGGCACCATCAAGGTCCTCGATTTCGGCCTCGCCCGCGTGCTCGAGGCGGCCGTCCAGCAAGGCCGCATCGCCACGAGCTTCGGCACGACCATGGGCACGCCCGGCTTCATGCCCCCCGAGCAGGCGCGCGGCGACTGGGCCGAGGTCGACGCGACGAGCGACCTCTGGGCCGTCGGCGCGACCCTCTACACGCTCCTCTCGGGCCACCTCGTGCACGAGGCGCAAAACATCACCGGCAGCCTGATCCTCGCCGCCACCAAGCCCGTCGGCTCGCTCGCGCTCGTCGCGCCCGGCCTGCCGAAGGCCGTGGTCGACATCGTCGACCGCGCCCTCCAGTTCGAGAAGGCGAACCGCTTCCCCGACGCCGCCTCGATGCGCGCCGCCGTCGTCGACGCGATGCAGCCGACGACCCGCATCTCGCCCGGCATCCACGTCGAAGGCCCCCGCGCGCAGGCCAAGGCGCACGCGGAGCCGAAGCTCGGCACGAGCTCCGAGCCGGCCACCCTCGCCATGGGCGTCGCCAAGCGCATGCAGCCGGACACGATGCCCACGCCGACCACCTCGCCGCCGCTCGCGCCCCACGCCGTCGCGGCGTACGCGTCGTCCGGCACGCCCCCGCAGCTCCTGCCCTCGCGCGGCGGCGGCCCCCTCTCGCCCGCCGCGAGCCCGCACGGCGCGTCGCGCCCCACGCCGCAACAGCTCGACCGGCCCGAGATCGTCTCGCCCATCGAGATCGCGAAGGACACGTTCTGGGTCGGCAAGCGTGATCCGAAGAGCATCTTCCACGCGAACCCGTACCTGCGCATCTTCCGCCCCAAGCCCGGCTTCGAGCAGGCGGGTCCGTTCCACATGCTCGTCGACCCCGGATCGAGCTCGGACTTCGCCGTCGTCTCGGCCAAGATCGGCACGCTCATCGGCGGGATGAACAAGCTCTCGGCGCTGTACATCAACCACCAGGACCCGGACGTCGGCTCGAGCGCCGCCGTGATCTCGGCCCGCTACGCGCCCGGCGCCTCGATCGTCTGCTCGGAGTCGACCTGGCGCCTCATCGTGCACTTCAACCTGCCGCCCGAGCGATACATCGACACGGCCCGCTTCCCGCGCGGCTTCGACGTGCCCACGGGCCACACGATGCTGCCCGTCCCGAGCCCCTTCTGCCACTTCCGCGGCGCCGTGATGCTCTACGACCCGGAGACACGCGTGCTCTTCACGGGCGACCTCTTCGGCGGCCTCACGCCAATCGAGGCGCGCGGGCTCTGGGCCGACGAGAGCGACTGGCCCGGCATCCGCGCCTTCCACCAGACGTACATGCCGACGAACCGCGTGCTCGTCCGCGCGATGGACGCCATCCGCGCCCTCGATCCGCCGGTCGAGATCATCGCCCCGCAGCACGGCCGCCTCCTGCGCGGCGCCCTGCTCCACCGCTACATCGAGCGGATCGCGCGCCTGCCCGTGGGCCTCGACATCCTCGACGACGTCACCGACGAGGAGACACTCACGGCCTGGAACAGCGTGCTCCGCCGCGTCGTCCGCACGGCCCGCATGGTCCTCGGCCGCGAGGCCGACGATCTGCTCCAGCAGCACGAGGACCTGCGCGACACGCTCCAGATGAGCGGCGACGACGTGCGCCTCGCCTCCCTCGGCCGCTGGACGCTCGGCGCCGTGGTCGAGGCCCTCACGGTCGGACAAACCCCGACCATCGCCAACCCGATCAAGCTCGAGGCGGTCCTCGCCTGCGAGGAGCTCGAGCTGCCCTCGCCCGACATCCGGATCGAGGACGCCGAGTCGTCCGATCAGATCGGCGGCTGACGTTCACACGTCCGCGGGCGGCAGCGCCGGCACCGAGGGCCGCGCGCTCGAGCGCGGCGCGTGCGCGTCGACGCCCTCCGGGTGGAAACAAGCCACGCGGTGGTGGCTGCCGGGCACGAGCTCCGTGAGCTCCGGCGCCTCGACGTCGCAGCGCCCCGGCTCCGACTTCGGGCAACGGGACTGGAACACGCAGCCGCGCGGCGGTTCGAGCGGGCGCGGCGGCTCGCCATGGAGCACGCGCCTCGGCCGCGGATCACCGTCCTCGCGCGGCAGCGCCCCGAAGAGCGCGCGCGTGTACGGATGGAGCCTCCGCTCCGACACCTCGCGCGCCGGGCCCATCTCCACGATGCGGCCGAGGTACATCACCGCGATGCGGTGGCTCATGTAGCCCACCACGCGCAGGTCGTGCGAGATGAACAGGTAGCTCACCGAGAGCTCGTCCTGCAGCCGCTCGAGCAGGTTGAGGATCTGCGCCTGCACCGACACGTCGAGCGCGCTCGTCGGTTCGTCGCAGACCACGAAGTCGGGCCGCACCGCGAGCGCCCGCGCGATGGCGATCCGCTGCCGCTGCCCGCCCGAGAATTCGCTCGGGTACCGATCGAGCGACGCGGGCCCGAGCCCCACCTTCGTGACCATCTCGAGGACGGTCTCGTCCGCCTCGCGCGTGGTCTTCGCGAGCCGGAGCGCCGCGATCCCTTCGCCGACGATCTCGCGCACCGTCAAGCGCGGGTTCAAGGACGAGTACGGGTCCTGAAAGACGATCTGCATGCGCCGGCGCAGCGGTCGGAGCGCGCGCTCGGAGAGGCGCGTGATGTCCTGCCCGTCGAAGACGATGCGCCCGAGCGTGGGCTCGACGAGGCGCAGCACCGTGCGCCCGAGCGTGCTCTTGCCGCAACCCGACTCGCCCACGAGCCCCAGCGTCTCGCCGGGCCGGATGTAGAAGCTCACGCCGTCGACCGCGTGCAGGAACTTCGTCGCCTTGAAGAGGCCCTGCCGGACCGGGAACAAGGTCGAGAGCTTCTCGACCTGGAGCAGCGGCTTGGTCGAGCGCGGTTTGTCCGGTCCGCTCACGCCGCGCCTCCTCCCGGCTCTGCCGCCCGCTCGTGCAGGAAACACCGGACCGACGCGGGCGGGCGCGAGGAGACGAAGAGCGGCGGCGCCTCCTCGCGGCACCGATCCATCACGTCCGGGCAACGCGGCGCGAAGCGGCATCCGCGGGGAGCGCTCCCCGGATCCGGCAGTGATCCTTCGATCGTCGGCAGGGCCTTGCGCTTCTCGCCGCGCTTCCGGAACGAGCCCGCGGGCGGCACGCTACGCACGAGGGCCTGCGTGTACGGGTGCCGCGGCGACGCGAGCACCCGCGAAGGTGGCCCCGTCTCGACCACCTGCCCCGCGTAAAGCACCACGATCTCGTGCGCGATCTCCGCGACGAACGGCAGATCGTGGGTGATCACGAGCAAGCTCATCCCGAGCTCGCGCGCCTGGTCGGCGAGCAGGGCCATGATCTGCGCGCGTAGCGCCATGTCGAGCGCGCTCGTGGGTTCGTCCGCGACGAGCAGCCGCGGCGGCGCGGCGAGCGCCATCGCCAGGAGCACCCGCTGCCGCATGCCCCCGCTGAGCTCGTGCGGGTAGCTGTCGAAGCGCTCGGCGGGGTGGGACAAACCCACCTTGCGCAGGAGCTCGATCGCGCGGGTCTTCGCCTCCTTGAGGGACATGCGCTCCTGCAGGCGGATCGCCTCCATGACCTGCGCGCCCACCGAGTAGACGGGCGTGAGCGCCGTCAGCGGCTCCTGGAACACCATGCCGATCTTGCCGCCGCGCACCCGCTGCATCGCGCGCTCCGGGAGCCGGAGCAGGTCTTCGCCCTGGAAGACGATCGCGCCGCGATCGATCTGCGCGCTCGGCGCGGGCAAGAGGCGCAGGATCGACAGCGCCGTCGCCGTCTTGCCGCAGCCCGACTCGCCCACGAGCCCGACGGTCTTGCCTTGCGGGACGTCGAACGAGACGCCGTCGAGCGCCTGCACGCGGGTTCCCTCGGCGGTCGCGAACGAGACGGCGAGGTCGCGGACCGAGAGGAGCGGCTCGCCGGTCGTCACCGGACGTAGACCTCGAGGCGCGGGCCCCGCTTCTCCACGACGCCGAGCGAGATCGTGACCCCGCGCGGATCCGCGTCGTCCGCGAGCACCGCGAGGCCGTGCTCCTCGCCCGTCCTCTGCGCCCAGCGCTTCACCACGTGTGTCACGTCGAACCGGATCGGGCTCGGGGACGTCACGAAGACCGTGCCCGCCTTCTCGGCCACGTCGAGCCGCGGGCTCCGGCCCCACGAGACGAAATCGTCGCGCCAGGGCTCGAGGATCCGCGCGATCGAGAGGGGCACGGGCTCGGTGGGTGGCTCGGACGACGTCGCCGTCTCCAGCACGAGGAACGCCGACGCGACCTCCCCCGCGTGGGCGACGGGCACCTCGAAGCGGAGCAGGAGCGACGTCTCCCCGGCCGCGCGGCTCCCGAGCGAGACCACCTCCGGCAGCGCCTCCCCGCCGCCGCTCGGCCCCTTCGACGAGACGACCGCGACCGCGTCCGGGAAGAGCAGGAGGCGGCGCGCGTCCATCGCGGCGAAGGACGTGTCCTTTTTCGGCCGACAGCGGCCGACCACGCAGATGTCACCCGCGGCGGCGCAGGGCACGTCCGCGGCGCAGAGCGGCGGGCCGGGTGGCGTCTGCACGCAGCCGAGCGGCAAAAGGGCGAGCAGCACGGCGAAGGGCGGGCGAGCGATCCACACGACGGCCCCGGGACCCTAGCAAAAGTGCCGTCCCGCTCCCACCACGGAAAAGGTTCGTCACCCCTCCGGCGAAGGGAGCGGCGCCGGCGGCGGCGACCACCGGGTGATTCGGTAAATCTTGTCCCCGTCGGGAGGACAATCGCCGCGGCCGTCGCAATTGCTCGTGGTCACGTAGAGCGCCCCGTCGGGCCCCGTCACCACGTCCCGCAGCCGCCCGAGCCCCGTCGGCCCGTTGCCCTGGAAATACACCTCGTGGTGCTCGACCCGCCGCGGATCGTCCCGCGCGAAGCTCACGCGGTGCAGGTGCTGCGAGCCGAGCGTCGCCACGATCAGGCTCCCTTTCCACTCGCGAATGGCGTCCCCCTCGTAAAGCACGGCCCCGCCCGGCGGCGTCGCCTGCTCGAAGACCAACGACGGCGCCGTCACCCCGAGCGCCACCTCGCAGCCGTAATACGTGGGCCAGCCGAGATCGTCGCCCGCCTTCGCCCGCGTGATCTCGTCGTGCCCCTCCCGGCCCATCTCCCCGCTCGGCCCGTGATCCGCGACGAGCACCTCCCCGCTCGGCGCGAACGCGAAGGCCTGCACGTTCCGCGCGCCGCTCAGGTACACGAGGCTCCGGCGCGTGGGGTTGTCCGCGGGGATCTCCCCGTCCCGCGTCATTCGCAAGAGCTTGCCGGCGAGGCTCTTCGGATCCCGCGCGAGCTCCGGGTGCTGCGCGTCCCCCGTCCCCACGTAAAGCATACCGTCCGGCCCGAAGCGGAGCCGTCCGCCATTGTGGAATCGACCCGCCGGGATCCCCGCGAGCAGCACCTTGTCACGCGTCGCGCTCGCGAGGTCCTCCGCGAGCCGATATCGCTCGATCTGATTCTCGGGCCCGTCCGGCCCGCGCATCGTGGCGTATGTATAAAAATAACGATTCTTGGAGAACTCGGGATCCACGACAATGCCGAGCAACCCGCCCTCCCCCTCCTCGACCGCGGGCAGGACGAGCAGGGGAGGCGTCAACGCGCCCTGGCGCAGCAGGCGGACGCGGCCCGGCCGCTCGGTCACGAGCAGGTCCCCGCTGGGCAAAAAGGCGAGCCCCCACGGCACTTCGAGCCCGTCCGCGACGGTCTCGGCCTTCAGAGCGGCGCCGCCGGGCGGGCGCGGGCTCGACGCCGGCACGAATGTGCATCGTGTGTCCACGCGTGGCGTATTGTTCGCCGAGCAGCCGGCCCCGAGCGCGCCGAGGGCCCCCCCGAGCAGCACCCCGGCGAGGCCGTACCAGGTCCTGGGAGAGGGTCCTCGAGGGCACACGCGCGGCATCGGGAGGGGCGCCTGCAAGCGGTAGGCCGCGTGCGCGCGTTCCGCCAGGTATCAGGCAAGGCCCTGGAACGAGGTTGCCATTCGAAGCGCTCGGGGCAGCGGAGCGCGGCCGAGCCGAGCGCGCGTGTGCGCCGGCGCCCTGCGCGGCGGGAGTGTTCGAGGGTTCGTCCTGTCGTCACCACGCGGCCGGCGCAGCCTTCGGGCGCGCCCTGCGCAGATACGGCAAACCGCGGAGTGCTTGTGATGTATCCTGGCCGGGGAACGTCACGATGCAGGATACAGCCGAGACGATCAAGGCGGTGTTTCGCGACCGGTACGAGCTCCTCGATCAGCTCGGGGAGGGCGGGTTTGGCACGGTGTACAAGGCGCGGCAGCTCGCGACCGGGCAATCCGTGGCCATCAAGGTGCTGCGCCTGCCGGAGACCGACGGCTCGCAGGCGCAGGCGAAGCGGATCGCTCGTTTCCAGCGCGAGATGCAGATCTGCGCGCAGATGCACCACCCCAACATCGTCCGCCTCATGGACTCGGGGCAAGCCGCCGATGGCATCGTTTACTCCGTCTTCGCCTTCGTACCCGGGAAGAACCTCGCGGAGGTGATCGCCGAGGAGGGCCGCCTCGATCCGTTCGAGGTCCGGCACTTCATGACGCAGATCCTCGACGCGCTCGCGTGCTCGCACGCCCAGGGCGTGGTCCACCGCGACCTCAAGCCCGCCAACATCATGATCATCCCCACCGGCGCGCGAAGGAACGCGGTCGTGCTCGATTTCGGCATCGGCGCGCTCACGCAGGAGGCGCGGCGCGAGGACAAAGAGCGCCTGACGGTGAGCAACGAGTCGATCGGCACGCCCTCCTACGCGGCGCCGGAGCAGCTCCTCGGCCAGCCCCCGACGCCGCAGTCCGACCTCTACGCCTGGGGCCTGGTCTTCCTCGAGTGCCTCACGGGCAAGCGCGTCGTCGACGGCGCGACCCTCGCCGAGGTCGTGTTCAAGCAGCTCTCTCCCGATCCCATCCCGATCCCCGACTACATCGCCGATCACCGGCTCGGGAGGATCCTCCGGCGCGTGACCTCGAAGAACCCCGAGGCGCGCGACGCCGCGGCCCAGCCGCTCATGCGCGAGCTCGAGGCGTGCGACATGAGCGGGCTGCGCCAGCGGACCGGGCCCGTGCAGATCACGCCGGCGGCCCCGGACGCGGCGACGGCGACGATCAACATGCCAAACGCCGCGTACCGACCCAGCCCCCCGTCACAGCGGCTCGTCGAGGGCGAGCGCCGGCAGATCACCGCGTTGTGCTGCAGCCTCAGCGCGGCGGGCGTGGGGCCGAGGGCGGCCGACGTGGAGGAGCTCGATCAGATCCTCGGCGTGCACCAGGAGGCGTGCACGGAGATCGCCCGCCGCTTCGAGGGCCACGTAGCGGGCGCGCTGGGCGACGCGGTGCTCTTCTACTTCGGCTACCCCGCGGCCCGCGAGGACGACGCCCGGCGCGCGGCGCGCGCGGCCCTCGCGATGGCCGCGGAGATCCGCCGGCGCAGCCCCGCGCTGCTCGCCGAGCGCAAGGCGCGCGTCGACCTGCGCATCGGCATCCATACGGGCCTCGTGGTCGCGCGCGAGCTGCGTGATCCCACCCCCACCACCGGCCTCGGCTACGTGATGGGCACGACGCCCAAGCTCGCCACGCGCCTCTCCGGCCTCGCGAAGGCCGGGACCATCCTCCTCAGCGGCAGCACGCAGCGCCTTCTCCGCAAGCAGTTCCTCCTCGAGGAGTACGGCGTACGCGCCGTCGACGACAGCACCGCGCCGGTGGAGACCTTCGTGCTGCGCGAGGGCGATCCGTCGTCGGGCGTGCGCGACATGCCGCTCGTCGGCCGCGAGCGCGAGCTCGCGACGCTGCTCGATCTCTTCACGCGGACCCGCGGCGGCGCCGGGCAAGCGGCGCTCGTGAGCGGCGAGCCGGGCATCGGCAAATCGCGCCTCGCCCGCGAGCTCGACGAGCGGCTCGGCAGCGAGGCGCGCACCTGGCTCGAGTGCCGCTGCACGCCGGACAGCGTGAACAGCGCCTTTTACCCCATCGTCGACCTGCTCGATCGCCTGCTCGATCCGCAGCGCGAGGGCGGGTCGGAGGTCCGGCTCGGCAAGCTCGAGGCGCTGCTCTCGTTGCACGGCTTCGACCTCTCCGAGGTGATGCCGCTCTTCGCGCCGCTCCTGTCGATGTCGCTGCCGAGCAAGTGGGCGCCGCTCGACGTCTCGCCGCAGAAGCAGCGCGAGCTGACGCGCAACGCGGTGCTCTCGTTGCTCTTCGAGATGAGCGAGAAGGAGCCCGTCGTCCTCGCGATCGAGGACCTGCACTGGGCCGATCCGAGCACGGTCGAGCTGCTCGGCCAGCTCGTCGCCGAGGTGGGCTCCGCGCGCGTGCTCGCGCTCTTCACGGCGCGGCCCGAGTTCACGCCGCCGTGGCCCTCGAACGCCGCGCTCCAGATCCAGCTCGGCCGCCTGGGCAAGCCGGAGATCGAGCAGATGGCGGCGAAGGTGACGGGCGGCCGCGGGTTGCCCGCGGAGGTGCTCGAGCAGATCACGAACCGCACCGACGGCGTGCCGCTCTTCGTGGAGGAGCTCATCCTGGCGATGATCGAGGCCGGCACGCTGGTCGAGCGCGAAGACCGTTACGTGCTCGCGCGACCGCTCTCCGAGCACTCCATCCCGAGCACGCTACGCGACTCGCTGATGGCGCGCCTCGATCGGATCGGCGGCGCCAAGGAGACGGCGCAGGTCGCCGCCGCGATCGGCCGGGAGTTCACGTTCGAGCTCTTGCGCGAGGTGAGCGCGCTCGACCCGGCGGAGGTGCAGGAGCACCTGGACAAACTCGTCGCGGCGGAGCTCGCTTACCGCAAGCGGAGGCTCAAGAACCCGGCGTACCTGTTCAAGCACGCGCTCGTGCGCGACGCGGCGTACGACTCGATGCTGAAGCGATCGCGGCAGGGGGTGCACGCGCGGATCACGAAGGCGCTCGAGGAGAAGTTCCCCAGCGTGGTGAACGACCGGCCGGATCTGCTGGCACATCACCACGCGGCGGCGGAGCAGAAGCGGGAGGCGATCGGGTATGCGCAGAAGGCGACCATGAGCGCGCTTCAGCGCTCGTCGTTCGCAGAAGCCACGAGCCAGGCTCGGGATGCGCTTTCATGGGTGGACGCCATTGAAGCACCGGAAGAGCGTGCCCAGACCGAGCTGGGCTTGAACGGCATGCTCACCATGGGGCTGATGGCTCGCCAGGGTTATGCGTCGCCCGAGGTCGCGACGACGCTCGCGCGCTCCCAGGAATTGCTTGATACCCTGGGCGACGGCCCCCACTCGATGCCGACCTTGTGGGCGCTTTTCATGTACCACCACCTGCGCGGCTATCGCTTGAAGGCGCGCGCGCTCGCGGAGCGTATGCTCACCTTCGCCGAGCGCACACAGGATGTCGGTCACGAGCTGGCCACGCTTTGCCTGCTCGCCCAGGCGCTGCTCACCGAGGGCAAGTTCGAGGAGGGGCGGCGGCAGATCGACCGCGCGCTGCCGCTCTATGAGCCCGCCGCGCACCGCGGACATGCATTCATGTTCGGCCTCGACTCCCGCGTGTACGCCCACATGACACAGGCCAACCTGCTCTGGTTCCTCGGATACCCCGAACAAGCCATACGCCACGGCCAGGCCGCGGTGGATTGGGGCCGCGAGGTGAAGCACAACGAGAGCTACCTGGCCGCCCTCTTCTACCTGGCAGCCATTCATTTCTGGCAGCTCGAGCGCGACAGGGCGATGGAGCTGACGGAGACCGTCCTGGAAATATCCGAACGGTATGGCCTCGGTATGCTTCAGAGCTATGGAAACATCTTCCGGAGCTGGGTCAAGCGCGACGCCGAAGCTGCCGGGCGCCTCGTCGCCAATCTCCGCGCGGCGGGACAGGAGTGCGGAATGTCGGCATGGAGCGCCCTCTGCGCGGAGCTCGAGATCGAGGTCGGCCAGTGCGATGCCGCGCTCGCGCGGCTGGAAGCCACGCTGCGGCAAGGCGAGGAGAGCTCGGAGCTCTACTACAAGGCCGAGCTACTGCGCCTCAAGGGTGCGTGCTTGCTCGCGCGAGACGCGAGCGCGGAGCGCGCCGCCGAGGATTGCTTCCGGCAGGCCATCGCGGTCGCTCAGCTGCAAAGCGCGAGGATGCTCGAGCTGAAGGCCAGCACCGCGCTGGCAAGGCTGCTCCGCCAGCGCGGCGACATCGACGCGGCAAAAGAGGCCATTCGCCCTATCTACGCGTGGTTCTCCGAGGGGCACGACACGCCGCTGCTCCGTGAGGCGCGCGAATTGCTGGATTAGCTGCCCATGGCGCCGGCAGACGCCGGCGCTGGACGGCTGCGCCTCAGGCCCTGCTCGCGAGGAAGGCGTCTGCGGGCCTCTCGGGCATCGGATCCGGGTTCGGATCGGGATCATCACCGGGATCCCAGACGAACGCGCCCCTCACCGGCGGCGTCGCCGCGTGGCTCTCCCCCTGGAGGCGGCGCTCGATGAGCGCCTGCTCGGCGGGCGAAAGCCCGGCCTCCGCCATGACCTTCGCCGGATCCCGCAGCAGCGCCTCGAATTTGAAGGGATCGACGCTCAGCTGCGTGAGCAAGTCGAAGAGATGCGCCGACCTGGCTTCTCCCATTTCATTCATTTCTTCACCTCTTTCCCCGACGTGTCCTCTACGCAGTCCTTGCCCGAGATGAGCGCGTGGTAGACCGGTGACATTTCATCACCCGCCGCGTCCTTGTTCTTCAATGCTTGCCAGACCGGATCGTTGTGGGCAATGAATAGCGTCTCCATGTTCTGCTTCCCGAGCAGCAGTCGAAGCATATCCGCGGCCTGCTTCGGCTCGCCCCTCGCGTAGTAGAGGCCGGAGATCATGAGGACGTTGATGTTGAGCAGGGTCCAGAGCCGATCGAGCGCAAGATCGCTGGCGCCCTTCGCGTTCGCGCTCCCCGTTCGGTGGAGGCTCTGCGCGATGAAATAGAGCACGAGGATGTCCTCGGGGTCGACCTGACGCGTCAGCCACCCCTGGACCAAGGCCTCCTTGTATTGGCCTCCATAATACAGGAGCTCGGCCATTGCCCTGTGCTGGTGCAGATCGTGGTTCACGTTGCGCTGCATGGCCAGCCCCATCAGCGCTTGCGCCTTCGTGAAATCCTCATTGGTCGCGTGCAGGAGGGCGTGGAAAGCGATGGCCCAGGCGTACGCGCCGTTCAGCTCGGCGGCCTTCTCGAAGCACCTGGACCCCTCGCTGAAGTGACGCCCTGCATCGCCGCTCATGCCGGGCATCCTCTTGTAGATGAAGCTCGCGACCGCGTGCATTGCCCCCTTGTGTGCATAAGCCCAGGCGTAACCGCTGGACTGCTTGATCGCCTCGGCGAAGGACGCGAGCGACCTGTCGATCTCTTGCTCGATCCTCGGCAGGTTCTCCTCGATCCACGGAAGGCTATCGCGCACGTAGACGCGGTGCGCCTCTCCCTTCTGTGCGAAAGCCCAGGGGTAGCGTCCCCTGCGCATCTCGATCGCCAGGTCGAGATCGGCGATGGCGCCTCGATGATCGCCGAGCGCCGCCCTCGCGGCTCCGCGATGCGCGAGGCTCCAGGAATCGTTCGCGTTGTGCGCGAGCCACGCCGTGAAGCAATCGATCGCGTCTGCATAAAGGCCGCTCGTACGGAGCATCTCGGCCTGCTGCGGTGAGCCCTTCCTCTTGTCAATCTCGTCGTTCACAGGGAATGCCTCCTTGTTCTATATGATGAAGATCAGGCGCGGGAAAGGTGCTTCCGGTCAGGCTCGTCCGTCAGCGCGGCCATGCCCAGCCGCGCGATCATCCGTGCGTCGAGCGGAGCTCGCTCGAGGGGCGGCACGTGGAGCGTCGAGAGCTCCGACACGGACGTCTCTTCGAGTCGACCGAGCGTGATCCGCTCGATCCTGGGCGGATCGACGGGGTGAACGGACGCCTCGTAGATCACGGCCTCATGAGTCGCCGGAAACTGGCTGCACAGCAGCTCGCCGAGAGCGGAGAGTCCACGCCGGATCCGCTCCCTGTCGGAGGGGTCGAATGGACCGAGGTTCCCGATCCCGCCAATCTGACAGAGAATTAGCGACGTGTGGATGTCAAATTGACGCGGGCGCGTCAGAAAGCTCGTCGCTTCGAAGACCTGCCAGCCGTCGTGCCCAGGATCGAGCCCAAGATCGGCGATCAAGCAGTCGAGTGAGGACACACCGGGCAACATGCGCGCAGAGAACCCTTCGCTGCGCGCGCGACGAACGGCCTCGTGCCCGGGAAACGTGAGAAAGCCCGGATGCCCATAGAAGACCGCGCACACTTGTCGTCCCAGCCGTACCTCGCTCAGGATGCGCTCCACCATGTCGCTATAGATCTGCCTGCGAGGACGTCCATCCAGCGGATACGGAAG contains the following coding sequences:
- a CDS encoding protein kinase domain-containing protein; translation: MIAMERANRGRAEARIGTLLKGKWRLDMLLGVGGMAAVYGATHRNKNRAAVKVLHPDLAAEPAIKARFHHEGYAANAVGHPGVVRILDDDETDDGLAFLVMELLEGETYDRIAQRCGGRLPTPEVLTLAHAVLDVLVAAHEKRILHRDLKPENIFLTQSGTIKVLDFGLARVLEAAVQQGRIATSFGTTMGTPGFMPPEQARGDWAEVDATSDLWAVGATLYTLLSGHLVHEAQNITGSLILAATKPVGSLALVAPGLPKAVVDIVDRALQFEKANRFPDAASMRAAVVDAMQPTTRISPGIHVEGPRAQAKAHAEPKLGTSSEPATLAMGVAKRMQPDTMPTPTTSPPLAPHAVAAYASSGTPPQLLPSRGGGPLSPAASPHGASRPTPQQLDRPEIVSPIEIAKDTFWVGKRDPKSIFHANPYLRIFRPKPGFEQAGPFHMLVDPGSSSDFAVVSAKIGTLIGGMNKLSALYINHQDPDVGSSAAVISARYAPGASIVCSESTWRLIVHFNLPPERYIDTARFPRGFDVPTGHTMLPVPSPFCHFRGAVMLYDPETRVLFTGDLFGGLTPIEARGLWADESDWPGIRAFHQTYMPTNRVLVRAMDAIRALDPPVEIIAPQHGRLLRGALLHRYIERIARLPVGLDILDDVTDEETLTAWNSVLRRVVRTARMVLGREADDLLQQHEDLRDTLQMSGDDVRLASLGRWTLGAVVEALTVGQTPTIANPIKLEAVLACEELELPSPDIRIEDAESSDQIGG
- a CDS encoding oligopeptide/dipeptide ABC transporter ATP-binding protein, with the translated sequence MSGPDKPRSTKPLLQVEKLSTLFPVRQGLFKATKFLHAVDGVSFYIRPGETLGLVGESGCGKSTLGRTVLRLVEPTLGRIVFDGQDITRLSERALRPLRRRMQIVFQDPYSSLNPRLTVREIVGEGIAALRLAKTTREADETVLEMVTKVGLGPASLDRYPSEFSGGQRQRIAIARALAVRPDFVVCDEPTSALDVSVQAQILNLLERLQDELSVSYLFISHDLRVVGYMSHRIAVMYLGRIVEMGPAREVSERRLHPYTRALFGALPREDGDPRPRRVLHGEPPRPLEPPRGCVFQSRCPKSEPGRCDVEAPELTELVPGSHHRVACFHPEGVDAHAPRSSARPSVPALPPADV
- a CDS encoding ABC transporter ATP-binding protein yields the protein MTTGEPLLSVRDLAVSFATAEGTRVQALDGVSFDVPQGKTVGLVGESGCGKTATALSILRLLPAPSAQIDRGAIVFQGEDLLRLPERAMQRVRGGKIGMVFQEPLTALTPVYSVGAQVMEAIRLQERMSLKEAKTRAIELLRKVGLSHPAERFDSYPHELSGGMRQRVLLAMALAAPPRLLVADEPTSALDMALRAQIMALLADQARELGMSLLVITHDLPFVAEIAHEIVVLYAGQVVETGPPSRVLASPRHPYTQALVRSVPPAGSFRKRGEKRKALPTIEGSLPDPGSAPRGCRFAPRCPDVMDRCREEAPPLFVSSRPPASVRCFLHERAAEPGGGAA
- a CDS encoding DNRLRE domain-containing protein, whose product is MWIARPPFAVLLALLPLGCVQTPPGPPLCAADVPCAAAGDICVVGRCRPKKDTSFAAMDARRLLLFPDAVAVVSSKGPSGGGEALPEVVSLGSRAAGETSLLLRFEVPVAHAGEVASAFLVLETATSSEPPTEPVPLSIARILEPWRDDFVSWGRSPRLDVAEKAGTVFVTSPSPIRFDVTHVVKRWAQRTGEEHGLAVLADDADPRGVTISLGVVEKRGPRLEVYVR
- a CDS encoding PQQ-dependent sugar dehydrogenase → MLLGGALGALGAGCSANNTPRVDTRCTFVPASSPRPPGGAALKAETVADGLEVPWGLAFLPSGDLLVTERPGRVRLLRQGALTPPLLVLPAVEEGEGGLLGIVVDPEFSKNRYFYTYATMRGPDGPENQIERYRLAEDLASATRDKVLLAGIPAGRFHNGGRLRFGPDGMLYVGTGDAQHPELARDPKSLAGKLLRMTRDGEIPADNPTRRSLVYLSGARNVQAFAFAPSGEVLVADHGPSGEMGREGHDEITRAKAGDDLGWPTYYGCEVALGVTAPSLVFEQATPPGGAVLYEGDAIREWKGSLIVATLGSQHLHRVSFARDDPRRVEHHEVYFQGNGPTGLGRLRDVVTGPDGALYVTTSNCDGRGDCPPDGDKIYRITRWSPPPAPLPSPEG